A single genomic interval of Mangifera indica cultivar Alphonso chromosome 5, CATAS_Mindica_2.1, whole genome shotgun sequence harbors:
- the LOC123217440 gene encoding protein indeterminate-domain 5, chloroplastic-like isoform X1, with product MSASSSATFFENREEVQSQLKLQHSSTPTSSSAPAAPTQKKKRNHPGIPTDPDAEVIALSPKTLMTTNRFICEVCNKGFQREQNLQLHRRGHNLPWKLKQKTKKEVKRKVYLCPEPTCVHHDPSRALGDLTGIKKHYSRKHGEKKWKCEKCPKRYAVQSDWKAHSKTCGTREYRCDCGTLFSRRDSFITHRAFCDALAQESARHPPSLSTIGSHLYGSSNMDFGLSQMGPHISSIQDQNTQSNDILRLGDGSRSTHFDHLLPPSIGSSSSFRPQQAMVSPTFFMQEPNRNYRDEHQSQQYLLPNKPFHGFMHFSDLPNTTSNSTSSANLFNLSFLSNSSTAGSLNNSNNANNTHGNLQSSSLLISGHFSNENGTTGGGVEGSNVFSNNFINDRISSGAPSLFSSSVQSDKIVPHMSATALLQKAAQIGSSSSNNTVSLLRSLGSPSSSGNKANFGSIFADNDNNLHDLMNTFTVGNSLIFGTGSGEVNAYKSGHGQEQNPYSGYNANRASIDPDKRFGNMDEAKLYRNLNAGIGGSDGMTRDFLGVGQIVRSMSGGFSQREQQQHQHGIGLISLDSERNMAAVPTSQSFGGGGGSFQSRKG from the exons ATGTCTGCGTCTTCTTCAGCTACCTTTTttgaaaatagagaagaagttCAAAGTCAGCTGAAGCTGCAGCATTCCTCAACACCAACTTCATCTTCAGCTCCAGCTGCACCCACccagaagaaaaagagaaaccaTCCTGGAATACCAA CAGATCCAGATGCGGAGGTGATAGCACTATCTCCCAAGACCCTAATGACAACAAACAGGTTCATATGTGAGGTATGCAATAAAGGGTTTCAAAGGGAGCAAAACCTACAACTCCACAGAAGAGGACACAATTTGCCTTGGAAGTTAAAGCAGAAGACTAAAAAGGAAGTGAAGAGGAAAGTGTATTTGTGCCCTGAGCCCACATGCGTCCACCATGACCCATCTAGAGCTCTTGGTGACCTTACTGGCATAAAAAAACATTACTCTAGAAAACATGGTGAGAAGAAATGGAAGTGTGAGAAGTGTCCTAAGAGATATGCTGTTCAGTCTGATTGGAAAGCTCATTCTAAGACTTGTGGTACTAGAGAATACAGATGTGACTGTGGTACTCTTTTCTCGag GCGTGACAGTTTCATCACACATAGAGCCTTCTGTGACGCACTGGCTCAAGAGAGTGCAAGGCACCCTCCCAGTTTGAGCACCATTGGCAGCCATTTATATGGAAGTAGCAACATGGACTTTGGCTTATCACAAATGGGTCCTCACATTTCCTCAATACAAGACCAAAACACTCAATCTAATGACATTTTACGGCTCGGTGACGGCTCACGGTCCACGCACTTTGACCATCTCCTCCCTCCATCCATTGGGTCTTCGTCATCATTTCGACCTCAACAAGCTATGGTTTCTCCTACCTTTTTCATGCAAGAACCGAATCGGAATTACCGTGACGAGCACCAATCTCAACAATACTTGTTGCCAAACAAACCATTCCATGGATTCATGCATTTTTCTGATCTTCCAAACACTACAAGTAACTCAACTTCCTCAGCCAATCTCTTCAACCTCAGCTTCCTTTCCAACAGTAGCACTGCTGGCAGCTTAAATAACAGCAATAATGCTAACAACACCCATGGAAATCTGCAATCTTCAAGTTTATTGATCTCCGGTCACTTCAGCAACGAAAATGGCACAACTGGTGGTGGTGTTGAAGGGTCCAACGTCTTCTCAAACAACTTTATCAACGACCGAATCAGCTCCGGCGCCCCTTCCCTTTTCAGTTCATCAGTTCAAAGCGATAAGATAGTCCCTCATATGTCCGCCACAGCACTTCTCCAAAAAGCTGCTCAAATAGGTTCAAGTTCAAGCAATAATACGGTATCATTACTAAGGAGTTTGGGCAGCCCTTCTTCAAGCGGTAACAAGGCCAACTTCGGTAGCATTTTTGCCGACAATGACAACAACCTTCATGACTTAATGAACACATTCACTGTGggtaattctttaattttcgGAACCGGATCTGGAGAAGTGAACGCATATAAAAGTGGACATGGTCAAGAACAAAATCCTTATAGCGGGTACAATGCAAACAGAGCTAGTATAGACCCGGATAAGCGTTTTGGCAACATGGATGAAGCGAAATTGTACCGAAATTTGAATGCCGGCATTGGTGGGTCTGATGGAATGACAAGAGACTTTCTTGGAGTAGGGCAAATTGTGAGAAGCATGAGTGGAGGATTTTCGCAAAGAGAACAGCAACAACATCAACATGGAATTGGTCTGATCTCCTTGGATTCAGAGAGAAACATGGCAGCAGTGCCGACAAGCCAATCTTTTGGAGGAGGAGGTGGGAGTTTTCAGTCAAGAAAAGGATGA
- the LOC123217440 gene encoding protein indeterminate-domain 5, chloroplastic-like isoform X3 yields MTTNRFICEVCNKGFQREQNLQLHRRGHNLPWKLKQKTKKEVKRKVYLCPEPTCVHHDPSRALGDLTGIKKHYSRKHGEKKWKCEKCPKRYAVQSDWKAHSKTCGTREYRCDCGTLFSRRDSFITHRAFCDALAQESARHPPSLSTIGSHLYGSSNMDFGLSQMGPHISSIQDQNTQSNDILRLGDGSRSTHFDHLLPPSIGSSSSFRPQQAMVSPTFFMQEPNRNYRDEHQSQQYLLPNKPFHGFMHFSDLPNTTSNSTSSANLFNLSFLSNSSTAGSLNNSNNANNTHGNLQSSSLLISGHFSNENGTTGGGVEGSNVFSNNFINDRISSGAPSLFSSSVQSDKIVPHMSATALLQKAAQIGSSSSNNTVSLLRSLGSPSSSGNKANFGSIFADNDNNLHDLMNTFTVGNSLIFGTGSGEVNAYKSGHGQEQNPYSGYNANRASIDPDKRFGNMDEAKLYRNLNAGIGGSDGMTRDFLGVGQIVRSMSGGFSQREQQQHQHGIGLISLDSERNMAAVPTSQSFGGGGGSFQSRKG; encoded by the exons ATGACAACAAACAGGTTCATATGTGAGGTATGCAATAAAGGGTTTCAAAGGGAGCAAAACCTACAACTCCACAGAAGAGGACACAATTTGCCTTGGAAGTTAAAGCAGAAGACTAAAAAGGAAGTGAAGAGGAAAGTGTATTTGTGCCCTGAGCCCACATGCGTCCACCATGACCCATCTAGAGCTCTTGGTGACCTTACTGGCATAAAAAAACATTACTCTAGAAAACATGGTGAGAAGAAATGGAAGTGTGAGAAGTGTCCTAAGAGATATGCTGTTCAGTCTGATTGGAAAGCTCATTCTAAGACTTGTGGTACTAGAGAATACAGATGTGACTGTGGTACTCTTTTCTCGag GCGTGACAGTTTCATCACACATAGAGCCTTCTGTGACGCACTGGCTCAAGAGAGTGCAAGGCACCCTCCCAGTTTGAGCACCATTGGCAGCCATTTATATGGAAGTAGCAACATGGACTTTGGCTTATCACAAATGGGTCCTCACATTTCCTCAATACAAGACCAAAACACTCAATCTAATGACATTTTACGGCTCGGTGACGGCTCACGGTCCACGCACTTTGACCATCTCCTCCCTCCATCCATTGGGTCTTCGTCATCATTTCGACCTCAACAAGCTATGGTTTCTCCTACCTTTTTCATGCAAGAACCGAATCGGAATTACCGTGACGAGCACCAATCTCAACAATACTTGTTGCCAAACAAACCATTCCATGGATTCATGCATTTTTCTGATCTTCCAAACACTACAAGTAACTCAACTTCCTCAGCCAATCTCTTCAACCTCAGCTTCCTTTCCAACAGTAGCACTGCTGGCAGCTTAAATAACAGCAATAATGCTAACAACACCCATGGAAATCTGCAATCTTCAAGTTTATTGATCTCCGGTCACTTCAGCAACGAAAATGGCACAACTGGTGGTGGTGTTGAAGGGTCCAACGTCTTCTCAAACAACTTTATCAACGACCGAATCAGCTCCGGCGCCCCTTCCCTTTTCAGTTCATCAGTTCAAAGCGATAAGATAGTCCCTCATATGTCCGCCACAGCACTTCTCCAAAAAGCTGCTCAAATAGGTTCAAGTTCAAGCAATAATACGGTATCATTACTAAGGAGTTTGGGCAGCCCTTCTTCAAGCGGTAACAAGGCCAACTTCGGTAGCATTTTTGCCGACAATGACAACAACCTTCATGACTTAATGAACACATTCACTGTGggtaattctttaattttcgGAACCGGATCTGGAGAAGTGAACGCATATAAAAGTGGACATGGTCAAGAACAAAATCCTTATAGCGGGTACAATGCAAACAGAGCTAGTATAGACCCGGATAAGCGTTTTGGCAACATGGATGAAGCGAAATTGTACCGAAATTTGAATGCCGGCATTGGTGGGTCTGATGGAATGACAAGAGACTTTCTTGGAGTAGGGCAAATTGTGAGAAGCATGAGTGGAGGATTTTCGCAAAGAGAACAGCAACAACATCAACATGGAATTGGTCTGATCTCCTTGGATTCAGAGAGAAACATGGCAGCAGTGCCGACAAGCCAATCTTTTGGAGGAGGAGGTGGGAGTTTTCAGTCAAGAAAAGGATGA
- the LOC123217440 gene encoding protein indeterminate-domain 5, chloroplastic-like isoform X2: MSASSSATFFENREEVQSQLKLQHSSTPTSSSAPAAPTQKKKRNHPGIPNPDAEVIALSPKTLMTTNRFICEVCNKGFQREQNLQLHRRGHNLPWKLKQKTKKEVKRKVYLCPEPTCVHHDPSRALGDLTGIKKHYSRKHGEKKWKCEKCPKRYAVQSDWKAHSKTCGTREYRCDCGTLFSRRDSFITHRAFCDALAQESARHPPSLSTIGSHLYGSSNMDFGLSQMGPHISSIQDQNTQSNDILRLGDGSRSTHFDHLLPPSIGSSSSFRPQQAMVSPTFFMQEPNRNYRDEHQSQQYLLPNKPFHGFMHFSDLPNTTSNSTSSANLFNLSFLSNSSTAGSLNNSNNANNTHGNLQSSSLLISGHFSNENGTTGGGVEGSNVFSNNFINDRISSGAPSLFSSSVQSDKIVPHMSATALLQKAAQIGSSSSNNTVSLLRSLGSPSSSGNKANFGSIFADNDNNLHDLMNTFTVGNSLIFGTGSGEVNAYKSGHGQEQNPYSGYNANRASIDPDKRFGNMDEAKLYRNLNAGIGGSDGMTRDFLGVGQIVRSMSGGFSQREQQQHQHGIGLISLDSERNMAAVPTSQSFGGGGGSFQSRKG, translated from the exons ATGTCTGCGTCTTCTTCAGCTACCTTTTttgaaaatagagaagaagttCAAAGTCAGCTGAAGCTGCAGCATTCCTCAACACCAACTTCATCTTCAGCTCCAGCTGCACCCACccagaagaaaaagagaaaccaTCCTGGAATACCAA ATCCAGATGCGGAGGTGATAGCACTATCTCCCAAGACCCTAATGACAACAAACAGGTTCATATGTGAGGTATGCAATAAAGGGTTTCAAAGGGAGCAAAACCTACAACTCCACAGAAGAGGACACAATTTGCCTTGGAAGTTAAAGCAGAAGACTAAAAAGGAAGTGAAGAGGAAAGTGTATTTGTGCCCTGAGCCCACATGCGTCCACCATGACCCATCTAGAGCTCTTGGTGACCTTACTGGCATAAAAAAACATTACTCTAGAAAACATGGTGAGAAGAAATGGAAGTGTGAGAAGTGTCCTAAGAGATATGCTGTTCAGTCTGATTGGAAAGCTCATTCTAAGACTTGTGGTACTAGAGAATACAGATGTGACTGTGGTACTCTTTTCTCGag GCGTGACAGTTTCATCACACATAGAGCCTTCTGTGACGCACTGGCTCAAGAGAGTGCAAGGCACCCTCCCAGTTTGAGCACCATTGGCAGCCATTTATATGGAAGTAGCAACATGGACTTTGGCTTATCACAAATGGGTCCTCACATTTCCTCAATACAAGACCAAAACACTCAATCTAATGACATTTTACGGCTCGGTGACGGCTCACGGTCCACGCACTTTGACCATCTCCTCCCTCCATCCATTGGGTCTTCGTCATCATTTCGACCTCAACAAGCTATGGTTTCTCCTACCTTTTTCATGCAAGAACCGAATCGGAATTACCGTGACGAGCACCAATCTCAACAATACTTGTTGCCAAACAAACCATTCCATGGATTCATGCATTTTTCTGATCTTCCAAACACTACAAGTAACTCAACTTCCTCAGCCAATCTCTTCAACCTCAGCTTCCTTTCCAACAGTAGCACTGCTGGCAGCTTAAATAACAGCAATAATGCTAACAACACCCATGGAAATCTGCAATCTTCAAGTTTATTGATCTCCGGTCACTTCAGCAACGAAAATGGCACAACTGGTGGTGGTGTTGAAGGGTCCAACGTCTTCTCAAACAACTTTATCAACGACCGAATCAGCTCCGGCGCCCCTTCCCTTTTCAGTTCATCAGTTCAAAGCGATAAGATAGTCCCTCATATGTCCGCCACAGCACTTCTCCAAAAAGCTGCTCAAATAGGTTCAAGTTCAAGCAATAATACGGTATCATTACTAAGGAGTTTGGGCAGCCCTTCTTCAAGCGGTAACAAGGCCAACTTCGGTAGCATTTTTGCCGACAATGACAACAACCTTCATGACTTAATGAACACATTCACTGTGggtaattctttaattttcgGAACCGGATCTGGAGAAGTGAACGCATATAAAAGTGGACATGGTCAAGAACAAAATCCTTATAGCGGGTACAATGCAAACAGAGCTAGTATAGACCCGGATAAGCGTTTTGGCAACATGGATGAAGCGAAATTGTACCGAAATTTGAATGCCGGCATTGGTGGGTCTGATGGAATGACAAGAGACTTTCTTGGAGTAGGGCAAATTGTGAGAAGCATGAGTGGAGGATTTTCGCAAAGAGAACAGCAACAACATCAACATGGAATTGGTCTGATCTCCTTGGATTCAGAGAGAAACATGGCAGCAGTGCCGACAAGCCAATCTTTTGGAGGAGGAGGTGGGAGTTTTCAGTCAAGAAAAGGATGA